One Methylobacterium sp. 77 DNA window includes the following coding sequences:
- a CDS encoding PAS domain-containing methyl-accepting chemotaxis protein, with protein MNIFSNRDLQSRIDALDRSQAVIEFKTDGTILTANKNFLDAVGYELAEIQGKHHSLFVDPAFKESPAYRAFWVALSGGTFQSGEFKRIGKDGREIWLQATYNPILGRDGRPTRIVKFASDVTEQVNRSTDQEGQVKALDRSQAVIEFTLDGTILTANKNFLDVTGYRLDEIQGRHHSLFVDPDFRASAEYRSFWDNLGRGEYQSGEYKRIAKGDREVFIQGSYNPIFDRDGRPLKVVKFAIDVTRQVLERQSRAALQVSIASDLNAIAGAASGASRQAGQAAQASTQVSSDIQTVASGAEELAASVSEISMQVTHASEISGQAVKQAQETSAIIAGLSGAATRIGEVVALIQGIAAQTNLLALNATIEAARAGEAGRGFAVVATEVKALAAQTSKATEQISTQILSTQQATREAVGAISSIQSTIMTLNEVASAISAAVEEQSAVTREMSSSMQTASNGVTLITESLDEIARSTEEVDTATQKVRIASSAAA; from the coding sequence ATGAACATTTTCAGCAACCGCGATCTGCAATCCCGGATCGATGCACTGGATCGCTCTCAGGCGGTCATCGAGTTCAAGACCGACGGGACCATCCTGACGGCGAACAAGAACTTCCTCGACGCGGTCGGCTACGAGCTCGCCGAGATCCAGGGCAAACACCACAGCCTGTTCGTCGACCCGGCCTTCAAGGAGAGCCCGGCCTATCGCGCCTTCTGGGTCGCGCTGTCCGGCGGCACCTTCCAGTCCGGCGAGTTCAAGCGCATCGGCAAGGACGGCCGCGAGATCTGGCTGCAGGCCACCTACAATCCCATCCTCGGCCGCGACGGCCGGCCCACCCGGATCGTCAAGTTCGCCTCCGACGTCACCGAGCAGGTCAACCGGAGCACCGACCAGGAAGGTCAGGTCAAGGCCCTCGACCGCTCGCAGGCGGTGATCGAGTTCACCCTCGACGGCACCATCCTCACCGCCAACAAGAACTTCCTCGACGTGACGGGATACCGCCTCGACGAGATCCAGGGCCGCCACCATAGCCTGTTCGTCGATCCGGACTTCCGGGCGAGCGCGGAGTACAGGAGCTTCTGGGACAACCTCGGCCGGGGCGAGTACCAGTCCGGCGAGTACAAGCGCATCGCCAAGGGCGACCGCGAGGTCTTCATCCAGGGCAGCTACAACCCGATCTTCGATCGCGACGGCCGTCCGCTCAAGGTGGTCAAGTTCGCCATCGACGTCACCCGCCAGGTGCTCGAGCGCCAGAGCCGCGCCGCCCTCCAGGTCTCCATCGCCAGCGATCTCAACGCCATCGCCGGCGCCGCCTCGGGCGCCTCGCGCCAGGCCGGTCAGGCCGCCCAGGCCTCGACCCAGGTCTCCTCCGACATCCAGACCGTCGCCTCCGGCGCCGAGGAACTGGCCGCCTCGGTCTCCGAGATCAGCATGCAGGTCACCCACGCCTCCGAGATCTCCGGCCAGGCGGTCAAGCAGGCCCAGGAGACCAGCGCCATCATCGCCGGCCTCTCGGGGGCTGCCACCCGCATCGGCGAGGTCGTCGCCCTGATCCAGGGCATCGCCGCCCAGACCAACCTGCTGGCGCTCAACGCCACGATCGAGGCGGCGCGCGCCGGCGAGGCGGGCCGGGGCTTTGCCGTGGTCGCCACCGAGGTCAAGGCGCTCGCCGCCCAGACCTCCAAGGCCACCGAGCAGATCAGCACCCAGATCCTGTCGACCCAGCAGGCGACCCGCGAGGCGGTGGGCGCGATCTCCTCGATCCAGAGCACGATCATGACCCTCAACGAGGTCGCCAGCGCGATCTCGGCGGCGGTGGAGGAGCAGAGCGCCGTCACCCGCGAGATGTCCTCCAGCATGCAGACCGCCTCCAACGGCGTCACCCTCATCACCGAAAGTCTCGACGAGATCGCCCGATCCACCGAAGAGGTCGACACCGCCACGCAAAAGGTCAGGATCGCGTCGAGCGCCGCCGCCTGA
- the madL gene encoding malonate transporter subunit MadL, with protein sequence MTIFGVALLALCTLIGVFLGDLLGIALGVKANVGGVGLAMILLIAARSWLVAKGKLGSGIKLGVEFWSTMYIPIVVAMAAQQNVVAAVKGGPIVLIAATVSLLLCFGCVAFLGRFGRREGGAGEPARPAIDRGGDVIAGGSPDVASATIPLSGTKA encoded by the coding sequence ATGACCATCTTCGGAGTCGCGCTCCTCGCGCTCTGCACTCTGATCGGGGTGTTCCTCGGCGATCTCCTGGGCATTGCCCTCGGTGTGAAGGCCAATGTCGGCGGCGTCGGCCTCGCGATGATCCTGCTCATCGCCGCCCGAAGCTGGCTGGTGGCGAAGGGCAAGCTCGGCTCCGGGATCAAGCTCGGAGTCGAGTTCTGGTCGACCATGTATATCCCCATCGTCGTCGCCATGGCCGCCCAGCAGAACGTGGTGGCCGCCGTGAAGGGCGGCCCGATCGTGCTCATCGCCGCCACGGTCTCGCTGCTGCTGTGCTTCGGCTGCGTCGCCTTCCTCGGACGCTTCGGCCGCCGCGAAGGCGGTGCGGGCGAGCCGGCCCGGCCCGCCATCGATCGGGGCGGCGACGTGATCGCCGGCGGATCACCCGACGTCGCCTCCGCGACGATCCCGCTCTCCGGCACGAAGGCCTGA
- a CDS encoding acyltransferase domain-containing protein has product MTLAILLSGQGGQHPGMFDLTADHRPAQDIFEAAKPLLGVDPRDLVRTGGPALHENRTGQILCCVAGLAAWTLLRDMNPGRIVLAGYSIGDLAAWGCAGRFSPSAIFHLAAARAEAMDAAAGPGHGLAGIRGLSRERVTAMIEDHGCHLAIVNAADSVVAGGTVADLELLCGTALAAGAARAVVLPVHTPSHTPLLAAASPRFRQELARSEILTPSRGGSSPPPRLLSGLDGAPVFDAAKGLDKLASALSRTIDWAACLDGIREAGARAVIELGPGHALATMAREALPDAAVHAVADFRSIAGIEHWLRDNVETGRS; this is encoded by the coding sequence ATGACCCTCGCGATCCTGCTCTCGGGTCAGGGCGGCCAACATCCCGGCATGTTCGATCTCACGGCCGATCATCGCCCGGCGCAGGACATATTCGAGGCCGCGAAGCCGTTGCTCGGCGTCGACCCGCGCGACCTCGTCCGAACCGGCGGCCCGGCCCTGCACGAGAACCGAACCGGTCAGATCCTGTGCTGCGTCGCCGGCCTCGCCGCCTGGACATTGCTGCGGGACATGAATCCCGGCCGCATCGTCCTCGCCGGCTACAGCATCGGCGATCTCGCGGCCTGGGGCTGTGCCGGCCGGTTCTCGCCCTCCGCGATCTTCCATCTCGCCGCCGCGCGGGCGGAGGCGATGGATGCGGCCGCCGGGCCGGGCCATGGGCTTGCCGGAATCCGCGGCCTGTCGCGCGAGCGCGTCACGGCGATGATCGAGGACCATGGCTGCCATCTCGCCATCGTCAACGCGGCCGATAGCGTGGTCGCCGGCGGCACGGTGGCCGACCTCGAATTGCTGTGCGGCACGGCTCTCGCCGCCGGCGCGGCACGGGCCGTGGTGCTGCCGGTCCACACGCCATCGCATACGCCGCTGCTGGCGGCGGCGAGCCCGCGATTCCGTCAGGAACTGGCGCGGTCCGAAATCCTGACGCCCTCGCGCGGTGGCTCCTCGCCGCCTCCGCGCCTCCTCAGCGGTCTCGACGGTGCCCCGGTCTTCGATGCCGCGAAGGGGCTCGACAAACTCGCCTCGGCGCTCTCGCGGACCATCGATTGGGCGGCCTGTCTCGACGGTATCCGCGAGGCCGGTGCGCGGGCCGTCATCGAGCTCGGTCCCGGCCATGCTCTCGCGACCATGGCGCGCGAGGCGCTACCGGACGCTGCCGTTCATGCCGTCGCCGATTTCCGCTCCATCGCCGGAATCGAACACTGGCTCAGAGACAACGTCGAAACGGGCCGGTCCTGA
- a CDS encoding biotin-independent malonate decarboxylase subunit beta, with product MTMNPVSLSADPLDQSWYEASARGRIDALVDPGTFEEFIGPEQRVMSPHLPAFELPRAFDDGIVVGRGLLDGATILIAAQEGRFMGGAFGEIHGAKLVGLLRAALAVKPVAVLILFDTGGVRLQEANAGETAIAEIMRAIVALRMAGVPVIGLIGGRAGCYGGGGLIAGTCSRLVVSEVGRISVSGPEVIETNKGAEEFDSRDRALVWRTMGGKHRRLIGGADAFADDTIRAFRDAALGQIGKAPAFDLATLEAEQARLEARLDRFGDARDATEIWGRLGVNDPATVPGLNRHAFDALLARLPEAPHDAR from the coding sequence ATGACGATGAATCCCGTCTCCCTCTCCGCCGATCCCCTCGATCAGAGCTGGTACGAGGCCAGCGCCCGCGGCCGCATCGACGCCCTCGTCGATCCCGGCACATTCGAGGAATTCATCGGCCCCGAACAGCGGGTGATGAGCCCGCACCTTCCCGCGTTCGAGCTGCCGCGTGCCTTCGACGATGGCATCGTCGTCGGACGCGGTCTCCTCGATGGCGCGACGATCCTCATCGCCGCCCAGGAGGGCCGCTTCATGGGCGGGGCCTTCGGCGAGATCCACGGCGCCAAGCTCGTCGGGCTGCTGAGGGCCGCGCTGGCGGTGAAACCTGTCGCCGTGCTGATCCTGTTCGATACCGGTGGGGTCCGGCTGCAGGAGGCCAATGCCGGCGAGACCGCCATCGCGGAGATCATGCGCGCCATCGTCGCGTTGCGCATGGCCGGCGTTCCGGTGATCGGGCTGATCGGCGGGCGCGCCGGCTGCTACGGTGGCGGCGGCCTCATCGCCGGCACCTGCTCGCGCCTCGTGGTCTCTGAAGTCGGCCGCATCAGCGTGTCCGGCCCCGAGGTCATCGAGACCAACAAGGGCGCGGAGGAATTCGATTCCCGCGACCGGGCGCTGGTCTGGCGCACCATGGGCGGCAAGCACCGGCGTCTCATCGGCGGTGCCGACGCCTTCGCGGACGATACGATCCGCGCGTTTCGCGACGCGGCACTCGGGCAGATCGGCAAAGCCCCCGCCTTCGACCTCGCCACTCTTGAGGCCGAACAGGCGCGCCTCGAAGCCCGCCTCGACCGGTTCGGCGATGCCCGGGACGCCACCGAGATCTGGGGCCGCCTCGGCGTGAACGACCCCGCCACCGTGCCGGGCCTCAACAGACACGCATTCGACGCCCTTCTCGCCCGCCTGCCGGAGGCGCCCCATGACGCTCGCTGA
- a CDS encoding biotin-independent malonate decarboxylase subunit gamma — protein MTLAEILHSLFPDGHGVEIADGLVGGDGPFGSGRLAVVGIDGNTPLGIEGACILSGRVLDVVRRGGETPILVAIDSDSQRMSRRDELLGLNEYLAHLAKALLLADASGHPTIGLVYGHTAAGAFIATALATRVLAALPGAHPSVMDLPSVARVTKLPLERLEEMAKSTSVFAPGLDNMVEAGAVHAVLDPSTPLGPQIQALIAASPEVDLRDELGHARGGRLMARDIAGRVVRAAIGDVAPRD, from the coding sequence ATGACGCTCGCTGAGATCCTGCATTCGCTGTTCCCGGACGGGCATGGCGTCGAGATCGCCGATGGCCTCGTCGGCGGCGACGGGCCTTTCGGGTCTGGTCGTCTCGCCGTGGTCGGGATCGACGGCAACACGCCGCTCGGGATCGAGGGAGCCTGCATCCTCTCCGGGCGGGTGCTCGATGTGGTGCGCCGGGGTGGTGAGACGCCGATCCTCGTCGCCATCGATTCCGACAGCCAGCGCATGAGCCGGCGAGACGAGTTGCTCGGCCTGAACGAGTATCTCGCTCATCTCGCCAAGGCGCTCCTGCTCGCCGATGCGAGCGGCCACCCCACGATCGGTCTCGTCTACGGCCATACGGCGGCCGGCGCCTTCATCGCCACCGCCCTTGCCACGCGGGTCCTCGCCGCCCTGCCCGGCGCCCATCCGAGCGTGATGGACCTGCCCTCGGTGGCGCGCGTCACCAAGCTGCCCCTCGAGCGGCTGGAGGAGATGGCGAAATCCACCTCCGTCTTCGCGCCCGGCCTCGACAACATGGTCGAGGCGGGAGCGGTCCATGCGGTGCTCGATCCATCCACACCGCTCGGTCCCCAGATCCAGGCCCTCATCGCCGCCAGTCCCGAGGTCGACCTCCGCGACGAACTCGGACACGCGCGCGGCGGGCGGCTCATGGCGCGCGACATCGCCGGGCGGGTGGTGCGGGCTGCGATCGGCGACGTGGCGCCCCGTGACTGA
- a CDS encoding GNAT family N-acetyltransferase: MASRYGLEIRAATGADAGGVAALLHASGISLAAGDLADRLDALRSGTGTALIAVEWGPPSGLVILHWYRSLAAQPVAQITTLLVGPDERRRGIGRLLLKAASQAARSAGCATLELGAAPDHDSMRAFCASTGFEPSGSLLVRPLRKRH, from the coding sequence TTGGCAAGCCGCTATGGGCTCGAAATCCGGGCCGCGACCGGGGCCGACGCCGGTGGCGTCGCTGCCCTGCTCCATGCGTCCGGCATTTCCCTTGCCGCCGGCGATCTCGCCGACCGGCTCGACGCCCTGCGTTCGGGGACCGGTACGGCCCTGATCGCCGTCGAGTGGGGACCGCCGAGCGGCCTCGTGATCCTCCACTGGTATCGTTCGCTGGCGGCTCAGCCCGTCGCACAGATCACCACCCTGCTCGTCGGCCCCGACGAGCGTCGCCGTGGGATCGGCCGGCTTTTGCTGAAGGCGGCGTCACAGGCCGCCAGGTCGGCGGGATGCGCGACCCTCGAACTCGGCGCCGCGCCCGATCACGATTCCATGCGGGCGTTCTGCGCCAGCACCGGGTTCGAGCCGTCCGGATCCCTCCTCGTTAGGCCGCTGCGCAAGCGACACTGA
- the mdcA gene encoding malonate decarboxylase subunit alpha, which yields MTDWRKQRTARDERIERGRAFATGKIVAAAQVVDLLEAVLRPGDRVCLEGDNQKQADCLARGLSACDPARVHDLHMVQSGIVLPEHLDIFEQGIAKRLDYSYSGPQGARIARMLYGGQIALGAVHTYLELFARYFIDLTPNVALIAGVSADRDGNLYTGPNTEDTPTVVEATAFKNGVVIAQVNEIVDRVPRVDIPGDRVDFVVEADRPFYVEPLFTRDPAAVTETQILMAMMAIKGIYAEYGIRRLNHGIGFGTAAIELLLPTFAERLGLKGKIATHWALNPHPSLIPAIESGWVEQIHCFGSEVGMDRYIRERPDVFFTGSDGSLRSNRAFCQTAGLYACDLFIGSTLQIDLQGHSSTVTTNRVAGFGGAPNMGSDPHGRRHPSDPWMKAGEEAGGTGDPALRRGRKLVVQLVETFGDKLVPAFVERLDALELARKLDLELAPVMVYADDVTHIVTEEGIANLLLCRTLDEREQAIRGVAGYTDVGRGRDHAMVESLRARKIIRRPEDLGIDPLDADRSLLAARSIKDLVHWSGGLYEPPAKFRNW from the coding sequence ATGACCGATTGGCGAAAGCAGCGGACGGCCAGGGACGAGCGGATCGAGCGCGGTCGTGCCTTTGCGACGGGCAAGATCGTGGCGGCCGCGCAGGTGGTCGATTTGCTGGAGGCGGTTTTGCGCCCCGGCGACCGGGTCTGCCTCGAAGGCGACAACCAGAAGCAGGCCGATTGCCTCGCCAGGGGACTCAGCGCCTGCGACCCGGCGCGGGTCCATGACCTCCACATGGTCCAGTCGGGCATCGTACTGCCCGAGCATCTCGACATCTTCGAGCAGGGCATCGCCAAGCGCCTGGACTATTCGTATTCCGGGCCGCAGGGCGCGCGCATCGCCCGGATGCTCTATGGCGGGCAGATCGCGCTCGGGGCGGTGCACACCTATCTCGAGCTCTTCGCGCGCTACTTCATCGACCTGACGCCCAACGTCGCCCTCATCGCCGGCGTCTCGGCGGACCGCGACGGCAACCTCTATACCGGCCCCAATACCGAAGACACGCCGACGGTGGTGGAGGCGACCGCCTTCAAGAACGGCGTCGTGATCGCGCAGGTGAACGAGATCGTCGACCGGGTGCCCCGCGTCGACATCCCCGGCGACCGGGTGGATTTCGTGGTCGAGGCCGACAGGCCGTTCTACGTCGAGCCGCTCTTCACCCGCGACCCGGCGGCCGTCACCGAGACGCAGATCCTGATGGCCATGATGGCGATCAAGGGCATCTATGCCGAATACGGCATCCGCCGGCTCAACCACGGCATCGGCTTCGGGACCGCCGCCATCGAGCTGCTGCTGCCGACTTTCGCCGAGCGGCTCGGCCTCAAGGGCAAGATCGCCACGCATTGGGCGCTCAACCCGCATCCGAGCCTGATCCCGGCCATCGAATCGGGCTGGGTCGAGCAGATCCACTGCTTCGGCTCGGAAGTCGGGATGGATCGCTACATCCGTGAGCGGCCCGACGTGTTCTTCACCGGCTCCGACGGCTCGCTCCGGTCCAACCGGGCCTTCTGCCAGACGGCGGGGCTCTATGCCTGCGACCTGTTCATCGGCTCGACGCTGCAGATCGATCTCCAGGGCCATTCCTCCACCGTCACCACCAACCGGGTGGCCGGCTTCGGCGGCGCTCCGAACATGGGGTCCGATCCGCATGGAAGGCGCCACCCCTCCGACCCGTGGATGAAGGCCGGTGAGGAGGCCGGCGGCACCGGTGATCCCGCCCTGCGACGCGGCCGCAAGCTCGTGGTCCAGCTGGTCGAGACCTTCGGCGACAAGCTGGTGCCGGCCTTTGTGGAGCGGCTCGATGCCCTCGAACTGGCGAGGAAGCTCGATCTCGAACTCGCCCCCGTGATGGTCTACGCCGACGACGTGACCCACATCGTCACGGAAGAGGGCATCGCCAACCTGCTGCTGTGCCGGACGCTGGACGAGCGCGAGCAGGCGATCCGCGGGGTCGCCGGCTACACCGATGTCGGGCGCGGCCGAGACCATGCCATGGTCGAGTCCCTGCGGGCGCGAAAGATCATCCGCCGGCCGGAAGATCTCGGCATCGATCCTCTCGACGCCGACCGCTCGCTGCTGGCGGCGCGGTCGATCAAGGATCTCGTCCATTGGTCGGGCGGTCTCTATGAGCCGCCAGCCAAGTTCCGGAACTGGTGA
- a CDS encoding GntR family transcriptional regulator, with protein sequence MDAIAEERGLLSDLIRNALTDEIAAGTLSAGTALDEQDLADRFGASRTPVREALRQLAFNGLVELRPRRGVVVTRMTPERIMDMFEATAEFEAMCVRLATYRMTPLERSHLMGLHARSEEMVEAGDVDAYDTLNRSFHEALYGATHNGFLLEQALALRTRLSGFRRTQLRHGERIRTSRAEHGEILAAIAEGDGDGAARRMRAHMLNAASAIGHYIAEHAGE encoded by the coding sequence ATGGACGCCATCGCTGAGGAGCGCGGGCTTCTCTCCGACCTGATCCGCAACGCCCTGACCGACGAGATCGCGGCCGGTACCTTGAGCGCGGGTACGGCCCTGGACGAGCAGGATCTCGCCGACCGCTTCGGAGCCTCGCGCACGCCGGTGAGGGAGGCGCTGCGCCAGCTCGCCTTCAACGGTCTCGTGGAGTTGCGGCCGCGCCGGGGCGTCGTCGTCACCCGGATGACGCCGGAACGGATCATGGACATGTTCGAGGCCACCGCCGAATTCGAGGCGATGTGCGTCCGGCTCGCCACCTACCGGATGACGCCCCTGGAGCGCAGTCACCTCATGGGCCTGCATGCCCGCTCGGAAGAGATGGTGGAGGCGGGCGACGTCGACGCCTATGACACGCTGAACCGCAGCTTCCACGAGGCGCTCTACGGCGCTACCCATAACGGCTTCCTGCTGGAACAGGCGCTCGCCCTGCGCACGCGGCTCTCGGGTTTCCGCCGGACCCAGCTACGCCACGGCGAGCGTATCCGGACCTCGCGCGCCGAGCACGGGGAGATCCTGGCCGCCATCGCCGAGGGCGACGGCGACGGCGCCGCGCGGCGCATGCGCGCCCACATGCTGAACGCCGCGAGCGCCATCGGCCATTACATCGCCGAGCATGCCGGCGAGTGA
- the mdcG gene encoding malonate decarboxylase holo-[acyl-carrier-protein] synthase: protein MTEGEAAGLARHDLVRVDPEAWADCLAERRDLDGVPHLADWARLGRPVIVRRRNPGEPTDHIPVGLPLPPAAGKRRIGLALSAAAASRHPPISLETSREAAPQAWRPVLDELVGLGSEYGLVPNVFGSLLWQALTDLPYLGPGSDLDLLWPVPGRVDRRFLRTLARIDAGAVMRLDGEIVLPDGAGINWRELLDSPEGGTVLCKARENLALLPAGPFLSQATS, encoded by the coding sequence GTGACTGAGGGCGAGGCGGCCGGTCTCGCCCGCCACGACCTTGTCCGCGTCGACCCTGAGGCCTGGGCGGACTGCCTTGCCGAGCGCCGGGATCTCGACGGCGTGCCGCACCTCGCCGACTGGGCTCGGCTCGGCCGGCCCGTCATCGTCCGCCGCCGCAATCCCGGTGAGCCAACGGACCATATCCCCGTCGGCCTCCCGCTGCCGCCGGCCGCCGGCAAGCGCCGGATCGGCCTCGCCCTGTCGGCCGCCGCCGCAAGCCGGCATCCGCCCATCAGCCTGGAGACGTCGCGCGAGGCTGCACCGCAGGCATGGCGGCCGGTCCTCGATGAACTGGTCGGTCTTGGGAGTGAGTACGGCCTCGTGCCGAACGTCTTCGGAAGTCTGCTGTGGCAGGCGCTGACCGATCTTCCCTATCTCGGACCCGGTTCCGACCTCGATCTGCTCTGGCCCGTTCCGGGCCGGGTCGATCGTCGCTTTCTGCGGACCCTCGCGAGGATCGACGCGGGCGCTGTCATGCGCCTCGACGGCGAGATCGTCCTGCCGGACGGGGCCGGCATCAACTGGCGCGAACTCCTCGACTCGCCGGAAGGCGGGACGGTCCTCTGCAAGGCGCGGGAGAACCTCGCCCTGCTCCCCGCCGGTCCGTTCCTGTCGCAGGCAACGTCATGA
- the mdcC gene encoding malonate decarboxylase acyl carrier protein: MEKLTFRHATTKPLSGTRRQAITGVVASGNLEVLMERSLAADQCTVEIDTAINGYSDVWEAVVSDFVARRQPGGLRITINDGGARPDTVTLRLLQGARMMETV; encoded by the coding sequence ATGGAAAAGCTGACTTTCCGCCACGCGACTACGAAGCCCCTGTCCGGGACGCGGCGCCAGGCGATCACCGGCGTGGTCGCTTCGGGCAATCTCGAAGTGCTGATGGAGCGCAGCCTCGCGGCCGATCAATGCACCGTCGAGATCGATACCGCGATCAACGGCTATAGCGACGTCTGGGAGGCCGTGGTCTCCGATTTCGTGGCGCGTCGCCAGCCCGGCGGTCTGCGCATCACCATCAACGATGGCGGGGCCCGGCCCGATACCGTCACCCTGCGCCTGCTCCAGGGCGCCCGCATGATGGAGACCGTGTGA
- the madM gene encoding malonate transporter subunit MadM — protein MLHMIEHVFVEQSLVAAFAVVGGLMLVSNLAARHLTAGRVHGSAIAIVLGLVLAYVAGTYTGGKKGVADLPVFAGIGLMGGAMLRDFAIVATAFEVDVVEARRAGILGVVALALGTIIPFIVGALTAVAFGYTDAVSITTIGAGAVTYIVGPVTGAALGADSAVMALSIATGVTKAVMVMVGTPLVARLIGLDNPRSAMAFGGLMGTVSGVAGGLAATDPKLVPYGALTATFHTGIGCLVGPSIFYLTVRAIVG, from the coding sequence ATGCTGCACATGATCGAGCACGTCTTCGTCGAGCAGAGCCTCGTTGCCGCCTTCGCCGTAGTGGGAGGCCTGATGCTGGTCTCGAACCTCGCCGCGCGCCACCTCACCGCCGGGCGCGTCCACGGCTCGGCCATCGCCATCGTTCTGGGACTGGTGCTGGCCTACGTCGCCGGCACCTATACCGGTGGCAAGAAAGGGGTCGCCGACCTGCCGGTCTTCGCCGGAATCGGCCTGATGGGCGGCGCCATGCTGCGCGACTTCGCCATCGTCGCCACCGCCTTCGAGGTCGACGTGGTGGAGGCGCGGCGCGCCGGCATTCTCGGTGTGGTCGCCCTCGCCCTCGGCACGATCATTCCCTTCATCGTCGGCGCGCTCACGGCGGTCGCCTTCGGCTATACCGACGCGGTCAGCATCACGACGATCGGGGCGGGTGCCGTCACCTACATCGTCGGCCCGGTGACGGGCGCCGCACTGGGCGCGGATTCCGCCGTCATGGCCCTGTCCATCGCCACCGGCGTCACCAAGGCGGTGATGGTCATGGTGGGCACGCCCCTGGTGGCGCGGCTCATCGGCCTCGACAACCCGCGCTCCGCCATGGCCTTCGGCGGATTGATGGGCACCGTCAGCGGGGTTGCCGGGGGCCTGGCCGCCACGGACCCGAAGCTCGTGCCCTACGGCGCGCTCACCGCCACCTTCCATACCGGCATCGGCTGCCTCGTCGGCCCGTCGATCTTCTACTTGACCGTCCGGGCCATCGTGGGATGA
- the mdcB gene encoding triphosphoribosyl-dephospho-CoA synthase MdcB, translating into MSALAQRHGWDDRAPLIVSEIARLAVEALRLEVDTYPKPGLVSHVDSGSHADMNAGTFRASARALAPFFDELACAGAAGAGMSALRRIGIEAETAMRQATGGVNTHRGAIFGLGLLTSAAGALSSAARAFAAGTCRLRPGALGRHVRDHHGAAILAGPIMLHAPGAVARRRYGVGGAPAEAAAGFPTLYAVGLPALHRARQRRPGDEEAARVEACFTLIAELEDTNLLHRGGEAGYAFARASAAAFLADGGVARTDWRARAEAIHHDFVARRLSPGGSADLLAMTLFVDALEASP; encoded by the coding sequence ATGAGCGCCCTCGCCCAACGTCATGGATGGGACGACCGGGCCCCGCTCATCGTCAGCGAGATCGCTCGCCTCGCCGTCGAGGCTCTGCGGCTCGAAGTCGATACCTATCCGAAGCCCGGCCTCGTCAGCCATGTGGATAGCGGCAGTCATGCGGACATGAATGCCGGCACCTTTCGCGCCAGTGCCCGTGCTCTCGCCCCCTTCTTCGACGAACTCGCTTGCGCCGGAGCCGCCGGGGCCGGGATGTCCGCCCTGCGCCGGATCGGCATCGAGGCCGAAACCGCCATGCGGCAGGCGACGGGTGGGGTGAACACTCATCGCGGCGCCATCTTCGGCCTCGGCCTTCTCACCTCCGCGGCAGGCGCTCTCTCCTCCGCCGCTCGCGCTTTTGCCGCCGGCACCTGTCGCCTGAGGCCGGGAGCGCTCGGCCGTCACGTGCGCGACCATCACGGTGCCGCGATCCTGGCCGGTCCGATCATGCTCCATGCCCCGGGCGCGGTGGCGCGAAGGCGTTATGGCGTCGGCGGTGCGCCGGCCGAGGCGGCCGCCGGCTTTCCGACCCTCTACGCGGTCGGGCTGCCCGCCCTGCATCGGGCACGGCAGCGTCGTCCGGGCGACGAGGAGGCCGCGCGGGTCGAGGCGTGCTTCACCCTGATCGCAGAGCTCGAGGATACCAACCTGCTCCATCGCGGCGGCGAGGCAGGCTATGCTTTCGCCCGCGCCTCGGCCGCCGCCTTCCTCGCGGATGGCGGCGTCGCGCGGACCGATTGGCGCGCGCGTGCGGAGGCGATCCACCATGACTTCGTCGCCCGCCGCCTCAGCCCCGGCGGAAGCGCCGACCTCCTCGCCATGACGCTGTTCGTCGATGCCCTGGAGGCAAGTCCATGA